A region of Streptomyces deccanensis DNA encodes the following proteins:
- a CDS encoding roadblock/LC7 domain-containing protein → MSQAAQNLNWLITNFVDNTPGVSHTVVVSADGLLLAMSEGFPRDRADQLAAVASGLTSLTAGASRIFEGGDVAQTVVEMERGFLFLMSVSDGSSLAVLAHPECDIGLVGYEMALLVDRAGAVLTPDLRAELQGSLLH, encoded by the coding sequence ATGAGCCAAGCGGCACAGAACCTCAACTGGTTGATCACCAACTTCGTGGACAACACCCCCGGGGTGTCCCACACCGTCGTCGTGTCCGCCGACGGTCTTCTTCTGGCGATGTCGGAGGGCTTTCCGCGCGACCGTGCCGATCAGCTCGCGGCCGTCGCCTCCGGGCTCACCTCGCTCACGGCCGGGGCGTCCCGGATCTTCGAGGGCGGGGACGTGGCCCAGACGGTGGTCGAGATGGAGCGCGGGTTCCTCTTCCTGATGTCCGTCTCCGACGGATCGTCCCTGGCCGTCCTCGCCCACCCCGAGTGCGACATCGGCCTGGTCGGTTACGAGATGGCGCTGCTCGTCGACCGCGCGGGCGCCGTGCTCACGCCCGACCTGCGCGCCGAACTCCAAGGCAGTTTGCTCCACTGA